A DNA window from Arachis duranensis cultivar V14167 chromosome 3, aradu.V14167.gnm2.J7QH, whole genome shotgun sequence contains the following coding sequences:
- the LOC107481316 gene encoding RNA-binding motif protein 25 isoform X2, translated as MFLYICTGMSRYPPPYGTMVRPVYPPRVPGAVNVLPVSRPPVAGVPPVRPIIPPVVRPVVAPSVTPAEKPQITVYVGKIAPTVENDFMLSILQLCGPVRSWKRPQDLSNGTPKSFGFCEFETDEGVLRALRLLTKLNIDGQELMLNINETTKEHLKRYVAKKTEDSKKKETQVAGAEKDDEGAQPSDGGGKSDAEDSKKEDSDSHNKESLDFATFGIVTDDDREADREALEKITNMIEERLKTRPLPPPPAQTPGDGSAITSEQPAKTRDGDSDEAMGRNEGNEDKTEKDANSDIKQTSEHDKPETPDRRHDRRSRERDRDRELKREKDRELERYEREAERERIRKEREQRRRIEDAERQYESCLKEWEYREREKEKERQYEKDKEKERERKRRKEILYEEEDEDDDSRKRWRRSVLEEKRKKRLREKEDDLVDRQREEEEIAEAKKKAEEDQQRQQQRDALKLLSDHSINGGEKAMATEEAANEVKNVVTEHNNAVDYNHEGHIGDVNSLNAMNDESAMASVSENDARSSANAPAKKLGFGLVGSGKRTTVPSVFHEEEDDDAHKDKKMRPLVPIDYSTEELQAVQPTAAGPTPPNLAAAAEFAKRISSANLKEEKLDGERDRSKRSSEKSNHRDRDRSDEDGTHNRDDHKEKTDRDRDRDHGLDKVKTSDNKRLLDAKQLIDMIPKTKEELFSYEINWAVYDKHQLHDRMRPWISKKIKEFLGEEENTLIDYIVSSTQEHVKASQMLERLQIILDDEAEMFVLKMWRMLIFEIKKVETGLALRTK; from the exons ATGTTTTTGTATATCTGTACAGGAATGTCTCGTTATCCTCCTCCATATGGAACTATGGTTCGTCCTGTATATCCTCCTCGAGTACCTGGAGCGGTTAATGTTCTCCCGGTATCACGTCCCCCTGTTGCAGGGGTACCTCCAGTTCGCCCTATTATTCCTCCTGTTGTCAGACCTGTGGTTGCTCCTAGTGTTACTCCAGCTGAGAAGCCACAAATCACGGTTTATGTTGGCAAGATTGCACCTACTGTGGAAAATGATTTCATGCTTTCTATTCTTCAG TTATGTGGACCAGTTAGGAGCTGGAAACGTCCTCAGGATTTATCGAATGGAACGCCTAAAAGCTTTGGCTTTTGTGAGTTTGAGACTGATGAAGGGGTTCTTCGTGCCTTGCGTCTTCttactaaattaaatattgatggGCAAGAGCTAATG CTGAACATCAATGAAACTACGAAAGAACATCTGAAGCGGTATGTTGCGAAAAAAACTGAagattcaaagaaaaaagaaacccAGGTAGCAGGTGCTGAAAAAGATGATGAAGGTGCACAACCTTCTGATGGTGGTGGGAAATCTGATGCCGAGGACTCAAAGAAAGAGGATAGTGATTCACATAACAAGGAATCCCTTGATTTTGCTACCTTCGGCATTGTCACTGATGATGATAGGGAAGCTGATCGAGAGGCTTTGGAAAAGATTACGAACATGATAGAGGAGAGGTTGAAAACAAGACCTTTGCCTCCACCGCCTGCACAGACGCCTGGTGATGGCTCTGCAATAACTTCAGAACAACCAGCTAAaacaagagatggagattctgATGAGGCTATGGGGAGGAATG AAGGAAATGAagataaaactgaaaaagatGCAAACAGTGACATCAAACAAACTAGTGAACATGATAAGCCTGAGACCCCTGATAGAAGGCATGACAGGAGAAGCAGAGAGAGGGACCGAGATAGGGAACTAAAACGGGAAAAGGACAGGGAGCTTGAAAGATATGAACGAGAAGCAGAGAGGGAACGTATTAGGAAAGAAAGGGAACAAAGAAGGAGGATTGAGGATGCTGAGCGTCAGTATGAATCATGTTTGAAAGAGTGGGAGTATCGAGaaagggagaaagagaaagagcgCCAGTATGAAAAAgacaaggaaaaagaaagagaacgCAAACGGAGAAAGGAGATACtatatgaagaagaagatgaggaCGACGATTCAAGGAAGCGGTGGCGTAGAAGTGTATtagaggagaagagaaagaagagattGCGTGAAAAGGAAGACGACTTGGTTGACAGAcaaagagaagaggaagaaattgCTGAGGCCAAGAAGAAGGCAGAGGAGGATCAGCAACGGCAACAGCAGAGAGATGCACTGAAACTGTTATCTGACCATTCTATAAATGGCGGTGAAAAAGCCATGGCTACTGAAGAGGCTGCCAATGAAGTAAAAAATGTTGTTACAGAACACAATAATGcagttgattataatcatgaAGGCCATATAG GTGATGTCAATTCACTAAACGCTATGAATGATGAATCAGCCATGGCATCTGTCTCAGAAAATGATGCACGATCAAGTGCAAATGCTCCTGCAAAGAAGTTGGGATTTGGTCTAGTTGGGTCCGGAAAAAGAACAACTGTCCCTTCTGTTTTCCACGAGGAGGAGGATGATGATGCACACAAGGACAAAAAAATGAGGCCTTTGGTTCCAATTGATTATTCAACTGAGGAACTGCAAGCTGTTCAACCTACTGCCGCTGGGCCAACACCTCCAAATTTGGCTGCTGCTGCAGAATTTGCAAAGCGTATATCCAGTGCTAATCTCAAAGAAGAGAAGCTTGATGGAGAACGAGATAGAAGTAAGCGTTCAAGTGAGAAGTCTAATCACCGAGACAGGGACAGGAGTGATGAAGATGGCACCCACAACAGAGATGACCACAAGGAGAAAACTGACCGTGACAGAGATCGAGATCATGGATTGGACAAAGTAAAGACCTCGGATAACAAGAGACTCTTGGATGCAAAACAGTTAATTGATATGATTCCAAAGACCAAGGAGGAACTGTTCTCGTATGAGATAAACTGGGCAGTGTATGACAAG CATCAGTTGCACGATAGAATGAGACCGTGGATTtcaaagaagatcaaagagtttTTGGGGGAAGAAGAAAATACATTGATAGATTACATTGTTTCCAGTACACAAGAGCATGTGAAAGCATCCCAGATGCTAGAACGTcttcaaataattttagatgaCGAAGCTGAAATGTTTGTTCTCAAGATGTGGAGGATGCTTATCTTTGAAATTAAGAAGGTAGAGACGGGGCTTGCTTTGAGGACGAAATGA
- the LOC107481316 gene encoding RNA-binding motif protein 25 isoform X3, with protein MSRYPPPYGTMVRPVYPPRVPGAVNVLPVSRPPVAGVPPVRPIIPPVVRPVVAPSVTPAEKPQITVYVGKIAPTVENDFMLSILQLCGPVRSWKRPQDLSNGTPKSFGFCEFETDEGVLRALRLLTKLNIDGQELMLNINETTKEHLKRYVAKKTEDSKKKETQVAGAEKDDEGAQPSDGGGKSDAEDSKKEDSDSHNKESLDFATFGIVTDDDREADREALEKITNMIEERLKTRPLPPPPAQTPGDGSAITSEQPAKTRDGDSDEAMGRNEGNEDKTEKDANSDIKQTSEHDKPETPDRRHDRRSRERDRDRELKREKDRELERYEREAERERIRKEREQRRRIEDAERQYESCLKEWEYREREKEKERQYEKDKEKERERKRRKEILYEEEDEDDDSRKRWRRSVLEEKRKKRLREKEDDLVDRQREEEEIAEAKKKAEEDQQRQQQRDALKLLSDHSINGGEKAMATEEAANEVKNVVTEHNNAVDYNHEGHIGDVNSLNAMNDESAMASVSENDARSSANAPAKKLGFGLVGSGKRTTVPSVFHEEEDDDAHKDKKMRPLVPIDYSTEELQAVQPTAAGPTPPNLAAAAEFAKRISSANLKEEKLDGERDRSKRSSEKSNHRDRDRSDEDGTHNRDDHKEKTDRDRDRDHGLDKVKTSDNKRLLDAKQLIDMIPKTKEELFSYEINWAVYDKHQLHDRMRPWISKKIKEFLGEEENTLIDYIVSSTQEHVKASQMLERLQIILDDEAEMFVLKMWRMLIFEIKKVETGLALRTK; from the exons ATGTCTCGTTATCCTCCTCCATATGGAACTATGGTTCGTCCTGTATATCCTCCTCGAGTACCTGGAGCGGTTAATGTTCTCCCGGTATCACGTCCCCCTGTTGCAGGGGTACCTCCAGTTCGCCCTATTATTCCTCCTGTTGTCAGACCTGTGGTTGCTCCTAGTGTTACTCCAGCTGAGAAGCCACAAATCACGGTTTATGTTGGCAAGATTGCACCTACTGTGGAAAATGATTTCATGCTTTCTATTCTTCAG TTATGTGGACCAGTTAGGAGCTGGAAACGTCCTCAGGATTTATCGAATGGAACGCCTAAAAGCTTTGGCTTTTGTGAGTTTGAGACTGATGAAGGGGTTCTTCGTGCCTTGCGTCTTCttactaaattaaatattgatggGCAAGAGCTAATG CTGAACATCAATGAAACTACGAAAGAACATCTGAAGCGGTATGTTGCGAAAAAAACTGAagattcaaagaaaaaagaaacccAGGTAGCAGGTGCTGAAAAAGATGATGAAGGTGCACAACCTTCTGATGGTGGTGGGAAATCTGATGCCGAGGACTCAAAGAAAGAGGATAGTGATTCACATAACAAGGAATCCCTTGATTTTGCTACCTTCGGCATTGTCACTGATGATGATAGGGAAGCTGATCGAGAGGCTTTGGAAAAGATTACGAACATGATAGAGGAGAGGTTGAAAACAAGACCTTTGCCTCCACCGCCTGCACAGACGCCTGGTGATGGCTCTGCAATAACTTCAGAACAACCAGCTAAaacaagagatggagattctgATGAGGCTATGGGGAGGAATG AAGGAAATGAagataaaactgaaaaagatGCAAACAGTGACATCAAACAAACTAGTGAACATGATAAGCCTGAGACCCCTGATAGAAGGCATGACAGGAGAAGCAGAGAGAGGGACCGAGATAGGGAACTAAAACGGGAAAAGGACAGGGAGCTTGAAAGATATGAACGAGAAGCAGAGAGGGAACGTATTAGGAAAGAAAGGGAACAAAGAAGGAGGATTGAGGATGCTGAGCGTCAGTATGAATCATGTTTGAAAGAGTGGGAGTATCGAGaaagggagaaagagaaagagcgCCAGTATGAAAAAgacaaggaaaaagaaagagaacgCAAACGGAGAAAGGAGATACtatatgaagaagaagatgaggaCGACGATTCAAGGAAGCGGTGGCGTAGAAGTGTATtagaggagaagagaaagaagagattGCGTGAAAAGGAAGACGACTTGGTTGACAGAcaaagagaagaggaagaaattgCTGAGGCCAAGAAGAAGGCAGAGGAGGATCAGCAACGGCAACAGCAGAGAGATGCACTGAAACTGTTATCTGACCATTCTATAAATGGCGGTGAAAAAGCCATGGCTACTGAAGAGGCTGCCAATGAAGTAAAAAATGTTGTTACAGAACACAATAATGcagttgattataatcatgaAGGCCATATAG GTGATGTCAATTCACTAAACGCTATGAATGATGAATCAGCCATGGCATCTGTCTCAGAAAATGATGCACGATCAAGTGCAAATGCTCCTGCAAAGAAGTTGGGATTTGGTCTAGTTGGGTCCGGAAAAAGAACAACTGTCCCTTCTGTTTTCCACGAGGAGGAGGATGATGATGCACACAAGGACAAAAAAATGAGGCCTTTGGTTCCAATTGATTATTCAACTGAGGAACTGCAAGCTGTTCAACCTACTGCCGCTGGGCCAACACCTCCAAATTTGGCTGCTGCTGCAGAATTTGCAAAGCGTATATCCAGTGCTAATCTCAAAGAAGAGAAGCTTGATGGAGAACGAGATAGAAGTAAGCGTTCAAGTGAGAAGTCTAATCACCGAGACAGGGACAGGAGTGATGAAGATGGCACCCACAACAGAGATGACCACAAGGAGAAAACTGACCGTGACAGAGATCGAGATCATGGATTGGACAAAGTAAAGACCTCGGATAACAAGAGACTCTTGGATGCAAAACAGTTAATTGATATGATTCCAAAGACCAAGGAGGAACTGTTCTCGTATGAGATAAACTGGGCAGTGTATGACAAG CATCAGTTGCACGATAGAATGAGACCGTGGATTtcaaagaagatcaaagagtttTTGGGGGAAGAAGAAAATACATTGATAGATTACATTGTTTCCAGTACACAAGAGCATGTGAAAGCATCCCAGATGCTAGAACGTcttcaaataattttagatgaCGAAGCTGAAATGTTTGTTCTCAAGATGTGGAGGATGCTTATCTTTGAAATTAAGAAGGTAGAGACGGGGCTTGCTTTGAGGACGAAATGA
- the LOC107481313 gene encoding proline-rich receptor-like protein kinase PERK3: MMFQWKEFMLLFITFILLCSQTYSASSNCVLNIQYSSTLSNSNCEHHSWGGFINTCCQPLFDDYLYALGLHANKTGKIFLNPSEQENCFVPAKNFKLCGGVKKLTRGAGGCSDYTVMDVTKKLGENLRRLDEDCMNDKPNGNCSSCLKSWEDIVVRSEDTKESESESFSDDVCRFAVLITMTSIKVYDRESIQKVYKCIGGNTISEDKQEIQAKGRNDKPGLRILAFALTGVTVVVLLAALAFFVRRKRGATTPTLLEVYEDSASVKITLKDVYVATNNLSAANFIGQGSAGKVYKGILSNGLHVAVKHITNGSYMETFVREVKSLSHVKHPNLVTLLGYCENNESECFLVYELCCNGSLSHWLFDYDKVLSWIQRLEIAVDSARGLKFLQTYPGGCIVHRDIKPANILLDANFQAKLSDFGLSKVMDVDQSYVSSEVRGTFGYIDPEYRTNHHVNASGDVYSFGIVLLQLLSGQRLLHSNFHRPMSLSKMAKDSARGGDISEFADPKLNGEYSVEAFGIILKLALSCIGLKEQRPSITKVLHSLEKALDISSS; this comes from the exons ATGATGTTTCAATGGAAAGAATTCATGCTTTTATTCATTACCTTTATTCTTTTGTGTTCCCAAACTTATTCTGCCAGCAGCAATTGTGTCCTTAACATTCAATACTCTTCAACCTTGAGTAACTCAAACTGTGAACATCATAGTTGGGGAGGATTCATCAATACTTGTTGTCAACCACTTTTTGATGATTATCTATATGCCTTGGGGCTTCATGCCAACAAAACtggaaagatatttttgaacCCCTCAGAGCAAGAAAACTGCTTCGTGCCGGCGAAGAATTTTAAGCTCTGCGGCGGGGTCAAGAAGTTGACAAGGGGAGCCGGTGGTTGCTCTGATTACACTGTTATGGATGTCACCAAGAAGCTTGGTGAAAATTTAAGGAGATTAGATGAAGATTGTATGAATGACAAGCCAAATGGAAACTGCAGTTCATGCTTGAAATCATGGGAGGATATAGTTGTAAGATCAGAGGATACAAAGGAATCAGAATCAGAGAGTTTCAGTGATGATGTTTGTAGGTTTGCTGTTCTTATCACAATGACAAGCATCAAAGTTTATGATAGAGAATCAATTCAGAAAGTTTATAAATGTATAGGGGGAAACACCATTTCTGAAG ATAAGCAAGAAATTCAAGCAAAGGGGCGCAATGATAAGCCAG GTCTCAGGATTCTAGCCTTTGCTTTAACTGGAGTCACAGTAGTAGTACTTCTTGCAGCACTTGCATTTTTTGTCAGAAGAAAAAGAGGTGCTACAACTCCCACATTACTAGAAG TTTATGAGGATTCAGCATCAGTTAAAATAACTTTGAAGGATGTTTATGTAGCAACTAACAATCTCAGCGCCGCGAATTTCATTGGCCAAGGCTCGGCAG GGAAAGTGTACAAAGGTATACTCTCCAATGGTCTACATGTTGCAGTGAAGCATATTACCAATGGAAGTTACATGGAAACATTTGTTAGAGAAGTGAAAAGCCTTTCCCATGTTAAACATCCGAACCTTGTTACGCTGCTCGGATACTGCGAAAACAATGAATCTGAATGCTTCCTAGTCTATGAACTGTGCTGCAATGGAAGCCTGTCACATTGGCTATTTG ACTATGATAAAGTTCTTTCATGGATTCAAAGACTAGAGATTGCTGTTGATAGTGCAAGAGGCCTCAAGTTTCTACAAACCTACCCAGGTGGCTGCATTGTTCACCGTGATATAAAG CCAGCAAACATTCTTCTTGATGCCAATTTTCAAGCAAAACTTTCAGACTTCGGGTTGTCCAAGGTTATGGATGTGGATCAATCCTATGTGAGCTCCGAAGTGAGAGGAACATTTGGCTATATAGATCCTGAGTATCGGACAAATCACCATGTGAATGCCTCTGGAGATGTTTACAGCTTTGGCATAGTGTTGTTGCAACTTCTATCAGGACAAAGGCTCCTTCACAGCAATTTTCACAGACCAATGTCACTAAGTAAAATG GCCAAAGATTCTGCTAGAGGTGGCGATATTTCAGAATTTGCAGACCCTAAACTCAATGGAGAGTATTCTGTAGAAGCATTTGGCATCATACTGAAGCTAGCTTTGTCTTGCATAGGGCTCAAGGAACAAAGGCCCTCTATAACAAAAGTGTTACATAGTCTAGAAAAGGCACTAGATATCTCATCATCATAA